A portion of the Edaphobacter lichenicola genome contains these proteins:
- a CDS encoding L-threonylcarbamoyladenylate synthase, whose product MSQPASQPDRTTQRLTASPEDIARAAKILRSGGTVAFPTETVYGLGANALDPSAVASIFAAKDRPNWDPLIVHVSTRAMLDEVATVPPQAERLIEAFWPGPLTLLLPRTNKIHDPVTAGRPLVGVRMPTDPIALALIEAAGVPIAAPSANRFGRTSPTTAAHVLEDLDHRIDAILDGGSTTVGVESTVLDPNQSPMILYRPGAITAAMLEPIAGPVTLYQPPLQTTAEPQSLPSPGVGIRHYAPRAHVILVATEAELNAQLAQRASAKNAIGIMLPQGWTVSKNYTETYPWGSIDDPASLARSLFAGLRELDSRGVATIICPLPKPEGLGLAVRDRLKKAAKSK is encoded by the coding sequence ATGAGCCAGCCAGCCTCCCAGCCCGATCGGACAACGCAACGCCTCACCGCAAGCCCCGAAGACATCGCTCGCGCAGCAAAGATCCTTCGCAGCGGTGGCACAGTAGCCTTTCCAACCGAGACCGTCTACGGCCTCGGCGCCAATGCGCTCGACCCATCCGCTGTCGCCAGCATCTTCGCCGCAAAGGATCGGCCCAACTGGGATCCTCTCATCGTTCACGTCAGCACCCGCGCCATGCTCGACGAGGTAGCAACAGTGCCGCCCCAGGCGGAGCGCCTCATTGAAGCCTTCTGGCCTGGCCCGCTCACCCTCCTTCTCCCCCGCACAAATAAGATCCACGACCCCGTTACCGCCGGACGCCCCCTCGTAGGCGTCCGCATGCCCACCGATCCCATCGCCCTTGCCCTGATAGAAGCCGCAGGCGTCCCCATCGCCGCACCCAGTGCCAACCGCTTCGGACGCACCAGCCCCACGACCGCCGCACACGTCCTCGAAGACCTCGACCACCGCATCGACGCCATCCTCGACGGCGGGTCCACCACCGTCGGTGTGGAATCCACCGTCCTCGACCCCAATCAATCCCCAATGATCCTCTATCGCCCCGGCGCAATCACCGCCGCCATGCTCGAACCCATCGCCGGCCCCGTTACCCTCTACCAGCCGCCCCTGCAAACTACAGCAGAACCGCAAAGCCTTCCCTCGCCCGGCGTAGGCATCCGCCACTACGCCCCCCGCGCTCACGTCATCCTCGTAGCCACCGAAGCAGAACTCAACGCCCAGCTGGCTCAACGAGCATCCGCCAAAAACGCAATCGGAATCATGCTCCCGCAAGGCTGGACCGTATCGAAAAACTACACCGAGACCTACCCCTGGGGCTCAATCGACGACCCAGCCTCCCTCGCCCGCAGCCTCTTCGCGGGTCTCCGTGAACTCGACAGCCGCGGCGTCGCTACGATCATCTGCCCCCTCCCCAAACCGGAAGGCCTTGGCCTCGCCGTCCGCGATCGTTTGAAAAAAGCTGCAAAATCAAAGTAG
- a CDS encoding class IV adenylate cyclase: MQNSEIELKVPVTDPEALQTLLPALGFHLVTPRTFEHNTLYDTPTRDLRARRQILRIREYGSLCTITHKRLPDQQDPVDTTRYKIRVETETTVADPHAMSEIFHQLGYDPAFIYEKYRTEWSCATGPDGSILAHLVIDETPIGNYVELEGPTAWIDQTLIDLNIDPATCLTDSYGKLFLDWKQRTASPAENLTFSAIAPPVLSLH, translated from the coding sequence ATGCAGAACTCTGAGATCGAGCTCAAAGTCCCCGTTACTGATCCAGAAGCTCTTCAAACCCTCCTTCCCGCACTCGGTTTTCATCTCGTCACACCTCGCACCTTCGAGCACAACACCCTCTACGACACTCCAACCCGAGACCTCCGCGCCCGCCGCCAGATCCTCCGCATTCGCGAGTACGGCAGCCTCTGCACCATCACGCACAAGCGTCTGCCCGACCAGCAGGATCCCGTCGATACCACCCGCTACAAGATCCGCGTCGAGACCGAAACCACGGTCGCCGACCCCCACGCGATGTCCGAGATCTTCCATCAGCTCGGCTACGACCCAGCTTTCATCTATGAGAAGTACCGCACCGAATGGTCTTGCGCCACTGGCCCCGACGGCAGCATCCTGGCCCATCTCGTCATCGACGAGACCCCCATCGGCAACTACGTCGAGTTAGAAGGACCCACCGCCTGGATCGATCAGACCCTCATCGACCTCAATATCGACCCCGCCACCTGCCTCACTGACAGCTACGGCAAGCTCTTCCTCGACTGGAAGCAGCGCACCGCCAGCCCCGCTGAAAACCTCACCTTCAGCGCGATCGCTCCGCCCGTCCTCTCGCTTCACTAA
- a CDS encoding energy transducer TonB: MAISLRSSRPFLLAGSVALCIGTAFAGNVHRAIVSRTAPTYPELARRMHVGGKVVLLVTVQADGTVSASKVESGHPLLAGAAQDAVTHWRFAPGPEASDSEIEVNFNIDGQ; this comes from the coding sequence TTGGCAATTTCACTTCGCTCCTCGCGCCCATTTCTACTTGCCGGAAGCGTCGCCCTCTGCATCGGCACTGCCTTCGCCGGCAACGTCCACCGTGCTATCGTCTCCCGCACCGCTCCAACCTATCCTGAGCTGGCTCGCCGCATGCATGTCGGCGGCAAAGTCGTCCTCCTCGTTACCGTTCAGGCAGACGGAACCGTGTCAGCCAGCAAGGTAGAGTCAGGCCACCCACTTCTCGCCGGAGCCGCACAGGACGCGGTCACGCATTGGCGCTTCGCTCCCGGCCCGGAGGCTTCTGACTCAGAGATTGAAGTCAACTTCAACATCGACGGCCAGTAA